CATTACGGTATACTCCAGCAGGCTTGGGTTATGTTGTGATTTGTGAACTCTGTGTCTCCGTCAGTCTATTCCGGTGGAGGATCGGACTGCTGGAGTACACCCGGCTCCATCTGTCAAGCTAGATAGATGCCCTGGGCATCatgcccattgactgtaatggggatcaggacaaaaaatgctgcacagAGTGTGTAGTGAAGTGAGTCAGTCTGAGTCACATAGCATTTTTTTGCCAGACTCCAGCCAGTCGCCAGCTGATCAGAGTTGACTGACTCCCAGTGTTGACACTGCAATGCAATGTGAAGTTAACTTGGCCTAAGCTAAGCTGTTAATAAGATGATCAAAATACTTTAACTTGTAAAAGCAGATTTCAAATAAAAATGCTAAATTACTAAAAAAGTAATCAAGTAAATTCACAAAAACGTGACTACACCTTTCTATATAAAACATCTACAATTATTTAAAAGAGGAAAAACTACAGACTCATCTGTAGCCGAAGTATATAGGTCCAGCCCCAAACCAAAGTTACCAAACCCTCCTATAGAGCAACATATAAGAGGATAAATTTAAACCAGGGTTCTGGATTACTCACGTTTCTGTAGATATCAGAATAGCTCATCATTACGTTTTACGTAGATGTGATACAGTCAAGTCAATCCTTGTAGGTTCCTTCCAAGACCAGCATATTCACAGACAATCCCTGGTGTTGGAACCTACAAGGATTGAGTGTATATCACATCTACCTCTATGCAATGGTGAGAAATTCTGTATTGATATGATCTACAGAAATGTGAGTAAGAAGTGAATCCTGGTTTATGTATCCTCTTTATTATATGTTGCTCTCTCGGAGGGTTTTGGGCCTATATATACGTTGGGCTACACATCATGAAGTTTTTTGTCTTTtcaataattgtgtatatataattatatatataaaggtGTTAGTAGTGTTTTTGTGAATTTACTTTCACCACTGCAACAGCGGAATAGTGTTTAGTAGTAGTAAGTAAGACAAACATTGCCTTACCCTTTGTTGTTCAACTTCAACTCTGAACATATTTTCTTCAAAGGCTTTCTGGCATTTTTAGAAGGCAAAAAGAAGAACTGGTGGGTGAGaatagatttatcaaaagtggtgtaaaggaaaactggcggcTTAGTttaccaatagcaaccaatcatccGATTCCacctcattttccaaaggagctctgaataaTGAAAGGTGTAATGATCTGATGGTTGCTAAACCAGTtgacctttacaccagtttggataAAGGCTATCTCCTCCTGAGGTACATATCAATATCATATGGTAAAGTGCATGTAGCTTGCCCTGGCTTACACTAAAGCggtgatcagcaacctccggcactccagctgtctgggaactacaactcccagaatgcttccttCAATCACTTCTATAGGCGTTAGAACTAGAAGAACAGCATGTTTGTTGCATGCagggagtagtagtttcacagcaggtagagtgccgaaggttgctgattcgTGGCCTAAAGGATCATTCGGCGGTTACTATGGAGAAAAGTGAGCATATCCACATGCTCAGAACTGAGGCTGGCCCTCCGCTTTGATGCTATGTTTCCTGCTGCAGAAAACAGTCGTTCTGATGGCGTGGATGTTGCTGGAATACATAGAAAGGACTTTGCTAGCTTTGCTAGTACTGGATAGCGTGCTTCATTTGTTTTCCACCATGACAACGGATTCTCTTTCTTGGATACGGGATGTTCTCCAAAGTACATCAAGACCTCCTTCTGCACAGATTGGCTTAACTGCTGCTCTTTATCCTCTTCATCACTGGAGCTGGACTCTGATGATCCCAGTATGTTCTGAAGGAAAGATACCGCCGAATGATCCTttggctttgctgcagcagggttATCTTGTCCTCTTCTAGAAGAAGCTTCTGCTTCACCATGTTCACTGGACCGTGTCATTTCGTTTTTGGCAACAATTGCCATGGTCTGTACTGTGCTTTGGACCTTGAATGACTCATCTGCAGACAAGAATTTCAGTTTCTTGAATCTGGGATCCAGAGCAGCAGCAATTAGGGCAGTGTTTGAAGACGAGTCAGGTTGAAACGTAGACAGTTCTTGCCATCTTGTTGTGATCTGTTGTACTGCATGAGCCTGGTATGAAATTAATGGTGCAGTCTCAAAAGTTAAAGTCTGTATGGACTTCTTTAAGTTCTGCACTAGCTGTGGAAGTGCAGAGAGGGTAACATAGTTCTGCCCACTCAGAAATACCGTAGCTCCTTCAAATGGCTCAAGTGCCTGGCTAAGCTCCTCAATCAGGCTCCACTGTTCAGGCTTCAGATCAAGGTAGTGGTGTTTTCCTCTTGGAGTCACTTCTGGGTCTGAGAGAGCAGCAGTCACCGGCCATCTTTGTTCCAGCAATCTTGCTATCATGTGATAAGTGCTATTCCAGCGTGTACTTACATCATGCACCAGCATATGTTGTGGCGTGCCCATCTGCTGTTGCTTCTCCTTTAGTTTTGTACATGCCAACTCACTCTTCTTAAAGTGCTCAACAAGGCATCTTACACAAGCCACACACTTAGAAATGGCTTGGTGGTTCTTCAGAGCGctttgcacaactaagttcagggtgTGACCTGCACATCGCACCGATGCCCATCCATGTTTTTCTTGTAAAATCTTCATTGCTGCTACAACATTAGCACCATTGTCATGGACAACAGCTTTGACTTTCTTTGCTGGAATGCCAAATATGACAATAACATCCTCAAGCCACTCTGCAATATTTGCCGCTGTGTGCCTTTCTTCAAGTGGCATCGTAGTTAGGCTGTAGGACTCCATTTCCCAATCCTTCCCAAGAAAATGACACGTCACCCCCAGATAAGCTTCTGTAGCGACGCTCGTCCAAATGTCAGCTGTAAGTGCAATGCTGTCAGTCTCCTTAAGAGTGTTCGTCAACTTGCCTTTGATGTCTTCATACTTTTTCTCCATAATTTTCATGAAGTAGGTTCTGGAAGGAAGAGTGTATCTTGGATTGAAAGTGGAAATCATCCTCTGAAAACCTTCATCCTCCACCATAGATAGCGGGCGCATGTCTGTGACAATCATGTTCAGAATGCTGTCTGTAAGCTCAGCTGCTTCAGTTGAACGTGATGCAGCTGTCCACACATAGCTGTCCATACGTCGCTGTGATTGTGATGTACTGAAAAAGATGTTAAATAAACTATTATTATTACAATACGAAGCATGTGTGGTGTGTGATTATGTAAAATGTTTGATTTACTTACCTTGGGTCCGGTCCGCTTGGTGAACTACTAGTACATGCGTAAACTGGGTGTTTTCTGGTCAAATGTTGAAGCATTGATGTCGTGCTATTATGGTAGGCTAGTTCGCTTTTACAATAGACACACTGTAcggatttttctttctttctcagcttGAAATGATCCCAAACTTTGGACACTCTGTGTCGTTTTCTCTGTCCTGTCTCTTCTGATCGCCCCTCGGCGGCCTCACTTatattttctctctctttctccattTCGCAGTTGAAAGTAAATTAATACTTCTTTAGGCCTTGCCTCTTGCTTTGTGCAACAATTAGTAAAACTTAAGTGACACAGTCACACCTTACGGGGGGTAAAAGAAGAATTTCAGATTTCAGAAACATCGGATCAAACTACCCCCCTTCCCCAATCAGAATATCACCTTTCAACTTCACACAGATCTCTCCATCCAAACCAATAACAAGGTGCCATTGCAATTTGCCAGCGCCAATGTGCCTCCATTAAACCCTCTCCAGAGTCtaataaaccaataactttatatatGCCACGAAGATGGCTTggctgtataaagttattggtttactttggaggggttaatggaagcaccttggcaatgggcatgtataaagttattgatttggaggggttaatggaaacaccttggcattaggcatgtataaagttattggtttggaggggttaatggaagcactttGGCAATGGGTATGTTATGTATAAAGTTTTTGGTTTGTaggggttaatgaaagcaccttaggtgccttcattaacccctgaggggttaatgaaggcacctccaaggtgctttcattaacccctccaaaccaaaaACTTTATACATAACATACCCATTGCCaaagtgcttccattaacccctccaaaccaataactttatacatgcctaatgccaaggtgtttCCATGCATGTATAAAgtaattggtttggaggggttaatggaagcaccttggcaatgGGCAATTGGGCATGTATACAgtaattggtttggaggggttaatggaagcaccttagCAATGGGCAAGTATACAataattggtttggaggggttaatggaagcaccttggaggtgccttcattaacccctctctaaaccaaaaaCTTTATACATgtctaatgccaaggtgcttccattaacccctccaaaccagtAACTTTATGCATGCCCATTGCCAAGgtgtttccattaacccctccaaaccaataactttatacatgccctgaTGCCCATTGGTTTGGAGGAGTTAATTGAAGCacctttatacatgccaaggtggtgccacCATTAACCACTCTCCACTCTTTTCAATAAATCTATTTACAGTGAGTGCCCCCCGATTCCCCCCTCCCCTGGAGTGCCTCTGGTGCGGTTAACTTAAATCACGGTACCTAATGGCACTGGCGCTAGTGAGAATGGCGCAGCCGCAGGTACATGGAGTCCGACTCTGGACCGAGGCAgtcttcatcccagcatgcactgggacctTAGGTGACGTAACAAAGCGTGCTGACGATGTATGTGCGCAACGGCGCACTAAGCAGAGTCCCGCCTGCAGGGCGGTGCCATCTCTCTTGACTCCGGACggaggaagcggtgagtgagactcTTAATTTCACTACCGCTCCGTTATCATGTGACTGTACACGattactcgatgcagggaaactgcatcgaggaTTATTTTGAATCGATTTAATCGAAGTATTCgattaatcgtttcagccctaaattccaaagtcaatttgcataaaactttgttctaatgctGTACGGATCAGGAgccccgtacagtattagaatgtattggctccgatgatgtattggctccgaactcgggtttggttcccagtggtaccttggaactgaaccagagttcaggaaatgtttttttacagtgcaaattaatttttgaagttattttgcgaagtctcgtgagacttcgtgaagcaataactttggctcttcTGAGCAATACcatctaatactgtatggagcttctgctctgtactgtattacaacaaagttttatgcaaatcgacttctgatgtttcatccgaagtcaattcgctcatccctaatggacaTGAATATGGATGTAAATACAAATGAAAATAAATTGTGTATATTTTCCAGCTT
The genomic region above belongs to Bufo gargarizans isolate SCDJY-AF-19 chromosome 4, ASM1485885v1, whole genome shotgun sequence and contains:
- the LOC122935430 gene encoding E3 SUMO-protein ligase ZBED1-like, with product MEKERENISEAAEGRSEETGQRKRHRVSKVWDHFKLRKKEKSVQCVYCKSELAYHNSTTSMLQHLTRKHPVYACTSSSPSGPDPSTSQSQRRMDSYVWTAASRSTEAAELTDSILNMIVTDMRPLSMVEDEGFQRMISTFNPRYTLPSRTYFMKIMEKKYEDIKGKLTNTLKETDSIALTADIWTSVATEAYLGVTCHFLGKDWEMESYSLTTMPLEERHTAANIAEWLEDVIVIFGIPAKKVKAVVHDNGANVVAAMKILQEKHGWASVRCAGHTLNLVVQSALKNHQAISKCVACVRCLVEHFKKSELACTKLKEKQQQMGTPQHMLVHDVSTRWNSTYHMIARLLEQRWPVTAALSDPEVTPRGKHHYLDLKPEQWSLIEELSQALEPFEGATVFLSGQNYVTLSALPQLVQNLKKSIQTLTFETAPLISYQAHAVQQITTRWQELSTFQPDSSSNTALIAAALDPRFKKLKFLSADESFKVQSTVQTMAIVAKNEMTRSSEHGEAEASSRRGQDNPAAAKPKDHSAVSFLQNILGSSESSSSDEEDKEQQLSQSVQKEVLMYFGEHPVSKKENPLSWWKTNEARYPVLAKLAKSFLCIPATSTPSERLFSAAGNIASKRRASLSSEHVDMLTFLHSNRRMIL